The DNA segment CGTGCGGCTCGACACCGTGGACGGCTGGCTGACCGTGGAGGTGATCGACCACGGTCGGGGATGCGACCGCGAGACCGCAACGACCGGTTCGGGGATTCTCGGGCTGCGCGACCGCGTGGAGTCGGTCGGTGGCCGCCTGTCGGTGGACAGCAGCCCCGGGCGCGGTATGACCCTGCGCGCCCTGCTCCCGGCCCGGCGTGGAGCCGTAAACCGTGCCTGACCGACTGCGTCTCGTGCTCGCCGACGACAACTACCTCGTGCGGGAGGGCACCCGCAGCCTGCTGGAGGACACCGGCTACCTCGACATCGTCGCCACGGCTGGAGACGCGAGGCATCTGCTGGCAGCCGTCGAGCGCACCCAACCCGATGTCGTCATCACCGACATCCGCATGCCACCCACCCACACCGTCGAAGGCATCGAAGCGGCCCACCGCATCCGCCACACCGCCCCCGACACCGGGGTCGTGGTGCTATCCCAGTACGCCGACGGCGGCTATGCGCTGGAGCTGTTCAAGGACGGCACCGACGGGCTCGCCTACCTGTTGAAGGAGCGGATCGGGGACCTCGACGAGCTGCTCAACGCCATCAGCGCCGTCGCCGCCGGCGGCTCCGCCATCGATCCCAGGATCGTGGAGGCACTGGTCCGCTCGCGTGACCGGGCCCGCCGCTCCCCCGTGCGGTTCCTCACGGAACGTGAGCTCGAGGTCCTCCAGCAGATGGCGCAGGGCAAGAGCAACGCCGGCGTGTCCGAGGCGCTGTCCGTCTCCGAGTCCGCCGTGGAAAAGCACGTCAGCTCGATCTTCCTCAAGCTCGGAGTCACCGAACAGCCCCAGATCAGCCGCCGCGTCGCCGCAGTCCTGACCTTCCTGGGAACAGACAGCCGCGCCGACACCTGAAGGTGCCGCCGCCCTGCGGCGGTCCCCACGCTCCACCTGTGGCTGGGCGCACGGGAAATGGCGGCGCATCCGCTCTCCACGCACGAGCCGATTCCTAGCGGGCTGGTGCACACATGAGGCGACTGTCTGTCTAATGCTCGACCGACTTGCCAAGCCATCCATCAGGACCGGGCTGGGCCGGGCGGGGTCCTACGCCTTGCACCCGGGCCCCCAACGAGGAGCATCTATGAACCCTCACAATCCCGAACCGAACCACCCGTCAGGCGAGGTCGTACGCATGCCGCTGGATGGGGCGGCCGCGGGACGGCTGCGCTTCACCGCGGGGGCGC comes from the Euzebyales bacterium genome and includes:
- a CDS encoding response regulator transcription factor, whose product is MPDRLRLVLADDNYLVREGTRSLLEDTGYLDIVATAGDARHLLAAVERTQPDVVITDIRMPPTHTVEGIEAAHRIRHTAPDTGVVVLSQYADGGYALELFKDGTDGLAYLLKERIGDLDELLNAISAVAAGGSAIDPRIVEALVRSRDRARRSPVRFLTERELEVLQQMAQGKSNAGVSEALSVSESAVEKHVSSIFLKLGVTEQPQISRRVAAVLTFLGTDSRADT